One Candidatus Nitrososphaera evergladensis SR1 genomic window carries:
- the bioB gene encoding biotin synthase BioB: MSDAPFIKACMDKVLAGGRITIDEAERLLATDDVMALADCANTITRKFNGDVVDVEALINAKSGKCPEDCSFCAQSTFYETGINKYPLLPKETIVEQAEMAKAGGATNFCLVCAYRSPPEKDFEQICETITAIKEQVGTEVNVSLGFMTLERARRLKQLGVKRYNHNLEASESYFSKICTTHDFRDRVNTAKIVKEAGLELCCGGIIGMGETPRQRLELAFSIASLDPDEVPMNILIGREGTPFAGYKDLIEPMDAIKAIAVWRFIMPKTILKIAGGREVHLKDKDRLALKAGANGIITGGYLTTGGNAPNKDITMIKEIGLKAK, translated from the coding sequence ATGTCCGACGCGCCTTTTATCAAGGCTTGCATGGATAAAGTGCTTGCAGGCGGCAGGATAACAATCGACGAAGCCGAAAGGCTGCTTGCCACCGACGACGTCATGGCCCTTGCAGACTGCGCCAACACCATAACGCGCAAGTTCAACGGCGACGTTGTAGACGTTGAAGCCCTGATTAACGCCAAGTCCGGAAAATGCCCGGAGGATTGCAGTTTTTGCGCCCAGTCGACTTTTTACGAAACTGGCATCAACAAGTATCCCCTTTTGCCAAAGGAAACAATCGTAGAACAGGCAGAGATGGCCAAGGCAGGAGGAGCTACCAATTTCTGCCTTGTCTGCGCGTACAGGTCGCCTCCGGAGAAGGATTTTGAGCAGATATGCGAAACGATAACTGCGATAAAAGAGCAGGTTGGGACAGAAGTGAACGTCTCGCTTGGCTTTATGACCCTTGAAAGGGCAAGGCGCCTGAAACAACTGGGCGTTAAACGATATAACCACAACCTCGAAGCATCAGAAAGCTATTTCTCAAAAATATGCACCACCCATGATTTCAGAGACAGAGTCAACACGGCAAAAATAGTGAAAGAAGCGGGTCTGGAGCTGTGCTGCGGAGGAATCATTGGCATGGGCGAGACTCCTAGGCAGAGGCTAGAGCTTGCGTTTTCAATTGCGTCACTTGACCCTGACGAGGTGCCCATGAACATACTCATCGGCAGGGAAGGGACGCCGTTTGCCGGCTACAAAGACCTCATCGAGCCGATGGACGCAATCAAGGCAATAGCGGTGTGGCGCTTTATCATGCCAAAGACGATACTGAAAATAGCAGGCGGGCGCGAGGTTCACCTCAAGGACAAGGACAGGCTTGCGCTAAAGGCCGGCGCTAACGGCATCATCACAGGGGGCTACCTGACAACAGGCGGCAATGCGCCCAACAAGGACATCACGATGATAAAAGAGATTGGCCTCAAAGCAAAGTAA
- a CDS encoding rolling circle replication-associated protein, whose protein sequence is MLKREDLSDAKIDYLAIKSAKRGNDVYEYRIKQRLKPIEIMADELDGDIFEDDDMTILNDKTSKAWTNALFVTLTYDINRSNSPTAWRDLGSDLNLFLANIRKQFGKISYIRAFEAFGNGYPHIHLLIIFKETRFKVFKYHDVYRLEDKHIFESWYHSFVDIRAVRNLKHAIRYIVKYLKKLNGNLKEAKPENYYKALLTQGLQWLYNKRAYAVSGDFLRVLKAERARLESMKHNSNLLKLSDGTRGKVIGYDLLGQPILKKFKFTFLGSFAWKNIIICGNYTKEEGTPWLMVGIDPHKLPEQDKARIRSFDPSFESEPESTADGMIRLYEHSDIWLCVKCKRRGDKWDVIGHTCKASVRESAAINPHGLDVYQ, encoded by the coding sequence TTGCTCAAGCGTGAAGATTTGAGCGATGCAAAGATAGACTATCTGGCTATAAAGTCCGCAAAGCGCGGAAATGATGTCTATGAATACAGAATCAAGCAGAGACTAAAGCCCATTGAGATAATGGCCGATGAATTAGATGGAGATATTTTTGAGGATGACGATATGACAATTCTAAACGACAAGACATCAAAAGCATGGACAAACGCGCTATTCGTGACTCTGACCTATGACATCAATCGGTCTAACTCTCCTACTGCATGGCGTGACTTGGGGTCTGACCTGAATCTGTTTCTAGCAAACATCAGAAAGCAATTCGGAAAAATATCGTACATCAGAGCATTTGAGGCATTCGGCAATGGCTATCCTCATATCCACCTGTTAATTATTTTCAAGGAAACGCGTTTTAAGGTGTTCAAGTATCACGATGTTTATCGCTTAGAGGACAAGCACATTTTTGAATCGTGGTATCATTCCTTTGTTGACATCCGAGCCGTACGCAATCTCAAGCATGCAATCCGCTATATCGTCAAATATCTAAAGAAATTAAACGGCAATCTGAAAGAAGCAAAGCCAGAAAATTATTACAAGGCTCTATTGACGCAAGGTCTGCAATGGCTCTACAACAAGCGCGCTTATGCTGTCAGTGGCGACTTCTTGCGCGTCCTGAAAGCGGAACGCGCTCGACTTGAATCAATGAAGCATAACTCAAACCTGCTTAAACTATCTGACGGAACGCGGGGAAAAGTTATCGGCTATGATTTACTAGGGCAACCCATACTCAAAAAATTTAAGTTCACTTTTCTCGGTTCTTTTGCATGGAAAAACATCATCATTTGTGGAAATTACACAAAAGAAGAGGGCACGCCTTGGTTAATGGTCGGCATAGACCCGCACAAACTACCAGAGCAGGATAAAGCGCGCATTAGGTCATTTGACCCGTCTTTTGAGAGCGAGCCAGAATCGACAGCTGACGGCATGATAAGGCTCTATGAACATTCCGATATTTGGCTGTGTGTAAAATGCAAGCGCCGAGGGGACAAGTGGGATGTAATAGGCCATACCTGCAAGGCCAGTGTGCGCGAGAGCGCAGCTATCAACCCTCACGGACTCGATGTCTATCAGTAG